Proteins encoded within one genomic window of Fragaria vesca subsp. vesca linkage group LG1, FraVesHawaii_1.0, whole genome shotgun sequence:
- the LOC101314119 gene encoding DELLA protein GAI-like codes for MEPYNSGGGVSSSSSASSSSSSSATSITQPQEMDGYLAEAGYNVRSSDLRHVAQRLERLENVMVNSHDDLAQFASDAVIYNPSDMASWVDSLLSASDFNAPDLDFADAIMTDPTAAFPADTWSDIPPPISTAAPPPMQNHQQITSFTAMEEDSGIRLVQLLVTCAESVQRGDLALAGSIIETMQALLTRVNTGCGIGKVAGYFIDALSRRVFTPQSVTSDGGSAHENELLYHYFYEACPYLKFAHFTANQAILEAFHGHDCVHVIDFNLMHGLQWPALIQALALRPGGPPLLRLTGIGPPSPDGRDSLREIGLRLAELARSVNVRFAFRGVAASRLEDVKPWMLQVSPKEAVAVNSIMQLHRLLGSDSTRIEMMLGWIRNLNPKIVTVVEQEADHNKPGFLERFTEALYYYSNMFDSLEACGAMQPDKTLAEMYIQREICNVVCCEGVARVERHEPLAKWRTRLEQAGFRPLHLGSNAYKQASMLLTLFSAEGYRVEEKEGCLTIGWHSRPLIAASAWQVMPLPEPTATATNPLGIVNHSANHV; via the coding sequence ATGGAGCCCTACAATTCCGGTGGCGGCGTCAGCAGCAGCAGCAGCGCGAGCTCGTCGTCTTCCTCCTCCGCTACCTCCATAACCCAGCCGCAAGAGATGGACGGTTATTTGGCCGAGGCTGGGTACAATGTTCGCTCCTCCGATTTACGACACGTCGCTCAGCGGCTCGAGCGTCTTGAAAACGTCATGGTTAACTCACATGACGACCTTGCCCAGTTCGCTTCCGACGCCGTTATCTACAACCCCTCAGACATGGCCTCATGGGTCGACTCCCTCCTCTCCGCCTCCGACTTCAACGCTCCCGATCTCGACTTCGCTGACGCCATCATGACCGATCCGACGGCGGCTTTCCCCGCCGACACGTGGAGTGATATTCCTCCGCCAATCTCCACCGCTGCACCGCCGCCGATGCAGAACCACCAGCAGATAACGTCGTTCACGGCGATGGAGGAAGATTCCGGGATAAGGCTGGTGCAGCTGCTCGTCACGTGCGCCGAGTCCGTCCAACGCGGGGATCTAGCATTGGCCGGCTCGATAATAGAGACCATGCAGGCGCTCCTCACACGTGTCAACACGGGCTGCGGTATCGGAAAGGTTGCCGGATACTTCATCGACGCCCTCAGCCGCCGTGTCTTCACTCCCCAGAGCGTCACCTCCGACGGCGGCTCGGCTCACGAGAACGAGCTTCTCTACCACTACTTCTACGAGGCCTGCCCCTACCTCAAATTCGCGCACTTCACGGCGAACCAGGCGATCCTCGAGGCTTTCCACGGCCACGATTGTGTCCACGTCATCGACTTCAACTTGATGCACGGGCTCCAATGGCCGGCGCTGATTCAGGCTCTCGCTCTACGCCCCGGTGGGCCCCCGTTGCTTAGGTTGACTGGCATTGGGCCGCCGTCACCAGACGGCCGTGACTCGCTAAGAGAAATCGGTCTCCGGCTAGCTGAGTTGGCTCGCTCGGTTAACGTCCGTTTCGCTTTTCGCGGCGTTGCGGCTTCCCGGCTTGAGGACGTGAAGCCGTGGATGCTACAGGTGAGTCCAAAGGAAGCGGTAGCTGTGAACTCAATCATGCAGCTCCATAGACTTCTCGGATCCGATTCGACCCGGATTGAAATGATGTTGGGCTGGATCCGAAACCTGAACCCGAAGATTGTCACGGTGGTGGAGCAAGAAGCGGACCACAACAAACCGGGGTTCTTGGAGCGGTTCACGGAGGCTCTGTACTACTACTCCAACATGTTCGACTCACTCGAAGCTTGTGGCGCCATGCAACCGGACAAGACCCTCGCAGAGATGTACATACAACGTGAGATATGTAACGTTGTATGTTGCGAGGGAGTGGCTCGTGTCGAGAGGCACGAGCCACTCGCCAAGTGGAGAACTCGGTTAGAACAAGCCGGGTTCAGACCGCTTCACTTGGGGTCGAATGCGTACAAGCAGGCCAGTATGTTGCTGACGCTGTTCTCGGCGGAAGGGTATCGTGTGGAGGAGAAGGAAGGGTGCCTGACAATCGGCTGGCATAGCCGACCTCTGATTGCGGCCTCGGCTTGGCAGGTTATGCCCTTGCCTGAACCAACCGCAACGGCGACCAACCCACTTGGGATTGTTAATCATAGCGCCAATCATGTCTAA